The Deltaproteobacteria bacterium genomic interval TCAACCGTATTTTTTGAAAGACCCTTTTCAACGACAATATAGTCTATGAAATCGCCAAGAACGTCCCGCAAGGCTATCCCTCCTCAATGGCCTTGAGCAATGCCTCTTTAACCTCATGGAGCTTCTTTTCATAAAAAACCTTCTGCCCGAAAATATCTTTTACGTAAAAAACGTCCGTCACCTGCTCACCCATGGTGGAAATCTTGGAAACATCGATATAAAGGCCTTCTTTTAGCAGCGTACTCGATATTGTGTAGAGAAGACCGATACGGTCCTGAGCGAATATTTCTATTACCGTATTGGTATCGGAAATTTTATTATCGATAAATACTCCCGGTTTAATGGATGGCTTGTATTTACCCCCGAGAATGGAAGGTTTGCTTTTTTTCTCGACAAGTTTTTCCACCTTTACTTTGCCCTTAATAACATCAATGAGATCACTTTTCACCTTGTCCCACCTGCGGCTGTCCGTAACAGCCCCGTCGATTGCACTTCTTACCTGGAAGATATCAATCACTTCTCCGCTGCTTCTCGTATAGATCTGCGCCCCCAGGATATTAATGCTGTTTGCCGACAAAACTCCGCAGATTTTAGAAAAAAGACCGGGCGCATCGATAGTGGTAATTATGATGCGTGAATAACCCCTCTTTTCTTTATGCTTTACGTCCAGAGCAAGCGGGTCCTCATGTTTCAGGGCTATCCTGAAATGGGAAGCAATTGATTCGGGAGTTGTGGAAAGCAGGTATCTTTCAGGCATGGAATCCATAAAATCTTTTACAACCTTTCCCGGGAACTCATCTCCAAGAATACCTTCCACATCTTTTTCAATTTCATCGACTTTGACCTTCGTCTCTTCCAGTTCGAAGGTCCCCTTTTCGAAGACTTCAGCTGTTTTGGTATAGAGTTCAAGAAAAAGGGAACTCTTCCACTCATTCCATACGTCGGGACCGATGGCCTTAATATCGGCATAGGTGAGCAGGTAAAGCATTTTCAGCCTTTCCAGGCTCCCCATTTCCCGGGCAAAGTCAAGAATAAGCTTGGGATCATTCAGGTCCCTCCGTTGGGCCGTATGAGAAAGCCTGAGATGGTTTAAGACAAGGAACTCTATATCACGGACGTCCTTTTCGGAAAAACCTATCCTGCGGGCAATATTAACAGAAATTTCAGCGCCGATAATTTCATGCTTTCCCCCTTTTCCCTTCCCGATATCATGAAGAAAGGCGGCCAGATAGAGAACCTCGGGCTTTTCAAGTTCCTCCATGAGCATTGTACGGATAGGATATTTGTCTTCATATACGCCGCGGGTGAGTTTTCTCAGTTCGGCAACGGCAAAAAGAGAATGAACGTCAACGGTATAAATATGGTACATATCATGCTGGACAAGACAGTTAACTTCTCCGAATTCAGGAATATATCTGTTGAGAACTTCCAGTTTATGCATGACTTTCATCGTGCCCGCCACATCCCATTCACTTTTCAGAATATTCATGAATGACCGGTTGACTTCCTGAGAATTCCTGAAGTCATCATCAATGAGATCGAGGCCGGCCCTTAAACAATCCCTTGCAAAGGAATGAATTTCAGCGCCATGAATCTGGGATACTTCAAAAAGTCTCATTATTGCCGGCGGATGTTTCCGGAAAAAGTTCTTATGGGCGATGGTGATCTCACCCCGGAAGAGTTTGAATCCATCGGATAGCTCCCGCTGGCTCAGAAAAGCGCCTACGCCTTTGGATGAATACTGGCTGAGGCTTCGCTCAATAAATATTTCCGAGTATTCCTTAATTGTGTTTGCCGCCAGATAATAATCCTTCATGAGCTGTTCTACAGGGAGGACTTCCCCCTCCCCCTTGTAGCCCAGGTTGAGGGCAATTTTTTCCTGGAGTTGAAAAGTGAGCTGGTCGCTCTTTCTGTTTACGATAAAGTGCAGATCATTTCGTACTCTCGACATAAAATCAAAGGCGCTGAGAACCTCATCATATTCCCTGTCATTAATGATGCCTTTAATCTTCAGCTCTTTAAAATCGGCTACCTTATATTTGACCTTTGCCGCCCAGAGGGCCGTATGGAGGTCTCTTAAGCCTCCGTTGCCCTCCTTGATGTCAGGCTCCAGGATATAAACGGAATCACCATATTTCTTTCGCCGCTCCTCTCCTTCATTTATCTTTTCTTTAATAAATGAATCGGCGCCGTTGGAAAAGATCTGATTTTTGAGCGTTTTTAGATAATCATTGTAAAGCGCTTTATCACCGCAGATATAGCGGGAATCGACAAGCGATGTTTTGGCCACAATTTCACTTGAAATTTTTACGCATTCACTGATGCTTCGCGTCGAATAACCCACATCCAGGCCCGTATCCCACAATATATATAGAACACGCTCGATGACTGATTCGACATAGGAGCCGACTTTCCAGGGATAAAGAAACATAATGTCGATATCGGAGACGGGCGAAAGTTCTCCCCTGCCATAACCACCAAGCGCCACGAGGGTACACTTTTGGTCCACCTTGCGGTATTTGAGGCAATATTCCTTTCCTGCAAGGTCAAAAAGGCTGACAAGGAGCCTGTCTATAACAATGGTCCTGAGAGCAAGCACTTCAAGACCGGCGCCACCGGCATCATGGACGGCCTTAATCCCCTCCATGCAGATGGAAAGATAATTTTTCACGATCTTTATATTATCACTTCCCTGCGGTTTGAGCTTATCCAGGCAGCTTTTTCCTGCGCTCTCTATTGTCTCAAGAACTTTCTTTCTCATATGGATTGGGGAATATGGTTTTAAGGGTTTATGCCCCTTGAGGGTAGAGGCCGGGAGGGGGTGTTGCAGGTAAGGCTATTTGCCTCTCTCATCTGCTCGACGCCGTCTTGATAAGGCCTGAATATTTATCAACACCAAGGGCAATGGCCTTGCTAAGATGCCTTATATATTTGGAATTATTAAGCCTTTTTTCCTCAGCCCTGTTACTGATAAAACCTGTCTCCACAAGAACGCTCGGCATCTGTGCCCCGATGAGAACATAGAAGGGCCCTTTTTTGACGCCGTGGTTTTTGATGCGTTTGTAGCGCTTTGACATATAGTTCTTCATACTTCTCTGTATTTTATGGGCAAGCTTATTCGATTCATTGATTTTATTGGTTTTTTGCAGTTGAACCAGGATATCTTCAAGTATACTGCCGTACTCTCCCATGCTGTGCATGGTCACGGCGTTCTCCCTGGCGGCAACTTCAGACACGTACCTGTTTGTCGCCCTGGCATTCATGACATAAGTCTCCATACCGTATGCCCTTCTGTTCCTGTTGGCATTGACATGGATGGAAATGAAGAGGTCGGCGTTTTCCATATTGGCAATGGCCGTCCTTTCGTCAAGTTGAAGGTATCTGTCCCTGTCTCTTGTAAGAACGACCTGATAGCCGTAATCTTTTTCAAGAACCGCCTTGAGTGACTTCGCAATTTTTAAGGTCACATGCTTTTCTTTTGTTCCCCGCGGCCCGACAGCGCCGGGGTCCTTTCCTCCATGGCCGGGATCAATAACAATCTTCCTGATACCAAGGCCCAGCTGTCTCGCCAGAGGAATGGAACCGTCATTTGGATTTTCCTTCAGTTTTTTTACCTCTTCCTCCATATCGGGAAGAAGGGCATCGATAGTGGCCGACGCCGGCTTTTTTTCACCCCATACATCGATAACGATTCTGAAGGGCTCGAGCATGGGAAAAATCCTGTATTCCTTGATGGACTCGATATCGAGTACAACCCGTACCGTATCCCTGTCGTACTGGGCGGCACGGGCCATTTTGAGAAGGCCGTCATGAATAGGAATTTTTTCTTCGATGAGGCGTTTCTTTTTTGCGCCGCTAATATCGATATATAATCTCGGCGGCTTACCGATGGCGGGGTCCTTTTTTAGAAGATGGTCTTTATATTTGACAGGCTTATCGAGGTGGACAACGATCCTCGTATAGTTGGGATTGGACCAGTGGCGAATGTCCTTTACCTGCGCATAACTGCCATTGCCTGTCCTATGCCCCGACGCCTTGCCGGGATTGACCTTTTTTACAGGTGGAGGGTTTTTTCTTTCATAGCTTACCTTCCTGACAGGCCTTTTCAGGCGTGCTGCCTTTATTCCCGCATCTCTCCGCCTGTCTCCACTGTTATAATGCTCCAGTATGTTTTGATACCTCTCATAGGCCTTTTCTTTTTGTCCGAGCTTTTCATAATTTTCTCCCATCATGTAGAGCGCGTCATCGGCCAGACTGCTGGAGGGGTAGTCATTGACCAGACTCGCCAGGAGTTTATTGGATTCCCTTAAGTCTTCATCATTTCCCGAATAAGGCCTCAGTTCCACATAGAGCTTGCCCGCCATATAGAGGGACTCATCTCCCCTTGTCCCCTTTTTATAATTTTCATATACTTTTGTGTACAGGTCGATGACCTTTATCCAGTTATGCCTGAATTTTCTCTTTTCAGCGGATTTTTCAAGGGCAAAATAGGCATCCCGCGCATCCTGGTACATGGACTCTTCCATTGCGCCGGCCCCTAAGGGAAAAGAGAAAAAGAGAATGAGTATCGTTAAAGCAGACAAGAGGCCCCATCTTTTCATCACTTAAATTCCTCCTTTAACCGGCTTAACCTGTTCAAGGCGTCAAGGGGAGTCATGCCGGCAATATCCATTTTCCTGATCTCTTCCAGCAAATGATCGGCGGGATGAACAAAAAGGCTCATCTGTTTATTATCGGCCCCGGCAGCTGATTTTTTCTGTTTTTTCGGAATGGCGATTTTTGGCATACCGGCCTCGTCAAACTCGCCGCTTTCCAGGTTGCCCAGAATCTCCAGCGAACGTTTGATAACTTCTGAGGGCAACCCGGCAAGCCTGGCCACCTCGATGCCGTAACTCCTGCTCGCCCCCCCTTCGACAATCTTCCGCAAAAAAATGATGCGGTCGTTCCACTCTCTTACAGCAACGTTATAATTCTTTACTCTCTTCAAGGTAAGGGACAGTTCCGTCAGTTCATGGTAATGAGTGGCAAAAAGCGTTCTCGATCCCAGGCCCGGCGAATCATGAATATGTTCGGCCACGGCCCATGCAATGCTTACGCCGTCAAAAGTGCTCGTTCCCCGCCCTATTTCATCGAGAATGATGAGGCTTCGCTTTGTTGCGTTATTGAGGATATTGGCCGACTCATTCATCTCCACCATAAAGGTACTCTGCCCCCGGGCCAGGTTATCGGAGGCCCCCACACGGGTAAAAATTCTGTCTGTAAGGCCGATCTCTGCTGACTCGGCAGGAATGAAACTTCCCATATGGGCCATGAGGGTGATGAGAGCAACCTGCCTGATATAGGTCGATTTACCGGCCATATTGGGTCCCGTAATAATAATGAGCTGGCTTTCGTCACAATCCATGTCCGTATCGTTTGGAACAAAGGCTTCATCAGGATTGAGCATTTCAACAACGGGATGCCTCCCGTGGCTGATGGAAAGTTTTTCCGAGTCATTAACAAGGGGCCGGCAGTAACTATAACGGTCGGCAGCCTGAGCAAGGGAAAGAAGAACATCGACGGCAGCAAGCGCTTCCGACGTATCTCTCATCCTTGCAGAATAGGTGGCCCCTTCTTCTCTCAGGTCAACAAAGAGGTCATGTTCCATGGCGCCGATCTTTTCATCGGCGCCCAGAATCTTCGTTTCATACTCTTTAAGCTCGGGCGTAATAAAACGCTCCGCATTGGAGAGGGTCTGTTTTCTTATGTAATCTTCAGGAACGAGATGAAGGTTTGTCTTTGTTACTTCCAGATAATAACCAAAAACCTTGTTATAACGAATTTTCAGGGAGGAAATGCCCGTTCTTTCCTTCTCCTTAGCCTCCAGGCGGGCAAGATAACCTTTCCCTTCCCTGCTGATATTTCTCAGTTCATCCAGTTCAGCACAAAACCCTTCACGGATAATGCCCCCCTCTTTCAGAGAAATGGGCGGTTCATCGACGATGGCCCTGCTTATCAGGTCTTCAAGTCCGGCCATAGTGTCGATCTTTGACGACAGGCCCTGAATAAGCGCAGCCGGAATGTCAGCGAGTATTGATTTAAGGCCCGGCAGCCTGGCAATGGAGGCGCCAAGCGCGGCCATATCCCTCGGATTTGCCCTCCCTACGGAAACACGTCCGTTGAGGCGCTCCAGGTCATAAACGCCGTTTAGGGCCTCTTTCAGCTCATTCCTGATGGAACTCATTTCTTTCAGGTCGGCAATGGCATCGAGGCGGTCATTGATTTCCCCAATATCCTGAAGGGGATAATTTATCCATTCCCTCAGCTTTCTCCCTCCCATAGCCGTCTCGGTAAAGTCGAGCGTATGAAAAAGAGAGCCCTTCTTTTTTTCATCTATCATGGTCGACGTCAGTTCAAGATTTCTGTGGGTAGCCGAATCGATAAGCAAATAGGAAGAGGTGCTGTAAGGCTTTAGCCTGTCAATATGGCCGGCGCTCCCTCCCTGCGTCTCCTTCAGGTAGGCGAGAACGGCCCCGGCAGCACATATGCCGGCCTTCATATCGACACAACCGATACCATCGAGAGAATTTAGTCTGAACTGTTCAAGAATGGCGCTTTTACAATCATCGAAATCAAAAGAGAATTCATCCTTCCAGGAAAGGGAAGCGCCCAGCAAGGCGAGGGTTTCAGACAAATGAGGGTCCTCTTTCAGGGTTTCGTCAATAACAATCTCCTTGGCCCCGATTTTCAACAGTTCGTCGGCAAGCAGGTCTCCCCCCTTATTCTCCCTTTCAACAAGTTCCGTAACCCGGAAATCACCTGTTGAAAGATCGAGGTAGGAGAGCCCCCATTGCCCATCCTCCTTTGCAATAGCGGCAAGATAATTGGATTCACGGGACTTGAGATTACTTTCATCGACAACCAGACCGGGAGTAACAACCCTTGTCACTTCCCTTTTGACAACACCCTTTGCTGTTTTGGGATCCTCTACCTGGTCACAGATGGCCACCTTTTTGCCGCTTTCAATGAGCTTTGCAATGTAGCCTGACGCTGAGTGGTGAGGAATGCCGTACAAGGGAACGGGGTTTGAGTCATTCTTGTTTCTCGTCGTCAGGGTGATTTCGAGTATTTTTGACGCCTCTACGGCATCATCAAAAAACATCTCATAAAAATCACCAAGCCGGAAAAAAAGAATGGAATCCTGGTGTTTCTCCTTAATGTCGAGGTATTGCCTCATCATCGGAGTTAATGGCGGTGGTTTTGACAAAAGCTTTACCTGCTCCGCTTTGATTAGTTATATCTATCCGGCTGCATGCCGATAGTGCCTTTGCGAGCAAAGCGAAGCAATCTCAAACTGTTAATAATGAACAATAATGCTTCTGCTTATACCTGCTTTTATGGGCATTATGTTAACAAATTTCATAATCTGTGAAAAGAGGAAATAGTATTAATAAGATCAAAAACATACCACCCCCAGCCCCTCCTGATTCAGGAGGGAGCAAAAAAACAATTCCCCTTCTTGATAATGGATTTATGCCCCTTGATGATAGGGGTTAGGGGTGGTTGAATAGTAGCAGCTTAAAGCTATCCATAAGTTTTTAAAGGCAGTTTCAAAGTACCACTCTAAACAAGATTGCCGCAACCTTCCTCATCGTAAAGACATTCCCTACCTCCTGCTATAAACACAACCGCAATAATCCTGCCTGTAAAACCCTTTCTCCCTTGCATTTTCCATACTCTTCTTAAAACCTTCTTTCTTTTTAAAATCAGCGGGAAGATAATGGATGTCCATTTCACCAGACAGACTAAAACCAATATGGTTTATCTTTTTCGCATCTTTATGGGGAGAGACGGAAAGAACAGAGGTAAAATATTCACAACCTGACTCCAGAGCAAAGCGCGCCGCTTCTCTCAGCCTCATGTCATAACAGAGGGTGCACCGGTCCCCTTTTTCAGGGTCCTTTTCATGACCCTTCGTTACCTCATGCCAGCGCTCCACGTCATAAGGCCCTTCGATAAAGAGAATGTCCTCCTTTTCCGCATGAACCCTCGCCTCGTCCCTTCTTTTTAGGTACTCCTCTTTGGGATGGATGTTGGGATCATAAAAGTATAGCGTCAGTTCAAAATGTGCAGACAGAAGATCAATCACATAGGATGAACAGGGAGCACAGCATAAATGAAGCAGGAGCTTCGGTTTTTGCCCTGCTTCAAGAATACGGTCCACTTCGGCTTCCATCAATTTGTGATAATCGGTTTTTGACATGAATACCTTTTTTACCTCCCCTTAATCCCCTCCTTGTAAAGAAGGGTTGAACAAAGTTCCTCCCATTTACAAGGGGAGGTTAGGAGGGGTG includes:
- the glnD gene encoding [protein-PII] uridylyltransferase, which codes for MRKKVLETIESAGKSCLDKLKPQGSDNIKIVKNYLSICMEGIKAVHDAGGAGLEVLALRTIVIDRLLVSLFDLAGKEYCLKYRKVDQKCTLVALGGYGRGELSPVSDIDIMFLYPWKVGSYVESVIERVLYILWDTGLDVGYSTRSISECVKISSEIVAKTSLVDSRYICGDKALYNDYLKTLKNQIFSNGADSFIKEKINEGEERRKKYGDSVYILEPDIKEGNGGLRDLHTALWAAKVKYKVADFKELKIKGIINDREYDEVLSAFDFMSRVRNDLHFIVNRKSDQLTFQLQEKIALNLGYKGEGEVLPVEQLMKDYYLAANTIKEYSEIFIERSLSQYSSKGVGAFLSQRELSDGFKLFRGEITIAHKNFFRKHPPAIMRLFEVSQIHGAEIHSFARDCLRAGLDLIDDDFRNSQEVNRSFMNILKSEWDVAGTMKVMHKLEVLNRYIPEFGEVNCLVQHDMYHIYTVDVHSLFAVAELRKLTRGVYEDKYPIRTMLMEELEKPEVLYLAAFLHDIGKGKGGKHEIIGAEISVNIARRIGFSEKDVRDIEFLVLNHLRLSHTAQRRDLNDPKLILDFAREMGSLERLKMLYLLTYADIKAIGPDVWNEWKSSLFLELYTKTAEVFEKGTFELEETKVKVDEIEKDVEGILGDEFPGKVVKDFMDSMPERYLLSTTPESIASHFRIALKHEDPLALDVKHKEKRGYSRIIITTIDAPGLFSKICGVLSANSINILGAQIYTRSSGEVIDIFQVRSAIDGAVTDSRRWDKVKSDLIDVIKGKVKVEKLVEKKSKPSILGGKYKPSIKPGVFIDNKISDTNTVIEIFAQDRIGLLYTISSTLLKEGLYIDVSKISTMGEQVTDVFYVKDIFGQKVFYEKKLHEVKEALLKAIEEG
- a CDS encoding N-acetylmuramoyl-L-alanine amidase, whose protein sequence is MKRWGLLSALTILILFFSFPLGAGAMEESMYQDARDAYFALEKSAEKRKFRHNWIKVIDLYTKVYENYKKGTRGDESLYMAGKLYVELRPYSGNDEDLRESNKLLASLVNDYPSSSLADDALYMMGENYEKLGQKEKAYERYQNILEHYNSGDRRRDAGIKAARLKRPVRKVSYERKNPPPVKKVNPGKASGHRTGNGSYAQVKDIRHWSNPNYTRIVVHLDKPVKYKDHLLKKDPAIGKPPRLYIDISGAKKKRLIEEKIPIHDGLLKMARAAQYDRDTVRVVLDIESIKEYRIFPMLEPFRIVIDVWGEKKPASATIDALLPDMEEEVKKLKENPNDGSIPLARQLGLGIRKIVIDPGHGGKDPGAVGPRGTKEKHVTLKIAKSLKAVLEKDYGYQVVLTRDRDRYLQLDERTAIANMENADLFISIHVNANRNRRAYGMETYVMNARATNRYVSEVAARENAVTMHSMGEYGSILEDILVQLQKTNKINESNKLAHKIQRSMKNYMSKRYKRIKNHGVKKGPFYVLIGAQMPSVLVETGFISNRAEEKRLNNSKYIRHLSKAIALGVDKYSGLIKTASSR
- the mutS gene encoding DNA mismatch repair protein MutS, whose translation is MMRQYLDIKEKHQDSILFFRLGDFYEMFFDDAVEASKILEITLTTRNKNDSNPVPLYGIPHHSASGYIAKLIESGKKVAICDQVEDPKTAKGVVKREVTRVVTPGLVVDESNLKSRESNYLAAIAKEDGQWGLSYLDLSTGDFRVTELVERENKGGDLLADELLKIGAKEIVIDETLKEDPHLSETLALLGASLSWKDEFSFDFDDCKSAILEQFRLNSLDGIGCVDMKAGICAAGAVLAYLKETQGGSAGHIDRLKPYSTSSYLLIDSATHRNLELTSTMIDEKKKGSLFHTLDFTETAMGGRKLREWINYPLQDIGEINDRLDAIADLKEMSSIRNELKEALNGVYDLERLNGRVSVGRANPRDMAALGASIARLPGLKSILADIPAALIQGLSSKIDTMAGLEDLISRAIVDEPPISLKEGGIIREGFCAELDELRNISREGKGYLARLEAKEKERTGISSLKIRYNKVFGYYLEVTKTNLHLVPEDYIRKQTLSNAERFITPELKEYETKILGADEKIGAMEHDLFVDLREEGATYSARMRDTSEALAAVDVLLSLAQAADRYSYCRPLVNDSEKLSISHGRHPVVEMLNPDEAFVPNDTDMDCDESQLIIITGPNMAGKSTYIRQVALITLMAHMGSFIPAESAEIGLTDRIFTRVGASDNLARGQSTFMVEMNESANILNNATKRSLIILDEIGRGTSTFDGVSIAWAVAEHIHDSPGLGSRTLFATHYHELTELSLTLKRVKNYNVAVREWNDRIIFLRKIVEGGASRSYGIEVARLAGLPSEVIKRSLEILGNLESGEFDEAGMPKIAIPKKQKKSAAGADNKQMSLFVHPADHLLEEIRKMDIAGMTPLDALNRLSRLKEEFK
- a CDS encoding epoxyqueuosine reductase QueH, whose product is MSKTDYHKLMEAEVDRILEAGQKPKLLLHLCCAPCSSYVIDLLSAHFELTLYFYDPNIHPKEEYLKRRDEARVHAEKEDILFIEGPYDVERWHEVTKGHEKDPEKGDRCTLCYDMRLREAARFALESGCEYFTSVLSVSPHKDAKKINHIGFSLSGEMDIHYLPADFKKKEGFKKSMENAREKGFYRQDYCGCVYSRR